In Streptomyces chartreusis NRRL 3882, the following are encoded in one genomic region:
- a CDS encoding aspartate aminotransferase family protein, with translation MTALSPHLRQATPVVAARGEGVHLYGEDGRRYLDFTAGIGVTSTGHCHPKVVAAAQEQVGTLIHGQYTTVMHQPLRRLVDKLGEVLPAGLDSLFFTNSGSEAVEAALRLARQATGRPNVIVCHGGFHGRTVAAASMTTSGTRFRSGFSPLMSGVVVTPFPTAFRYGWDEETATRFALKELDYTLQTISSPADTAAIIVEPVLGEGGYVPANRAFMEGLRERADRHGFLLILDEVQTGVGRTGRFWGHDHFGVTPDILVTAKGLASGFPLSGIAASEELMTKAWPGSQGGTYGANAVACAAACATLDVVRDEKLVENAEAMGKRLRHGLEAVADRTPGIGDVRGLGLMLATEFVTEDGSPDPETAARVQRAAVDEGLLLLLCGAWNQVVRMIPALVIDETGVDEGLQAWANAVEAGTSGAAGR, from the coding sequence ATGACCGCACTGTCGCCGCACCTTCGCCAGGCCACACCCGTGGTGGCGGCCCGGGGCGAAGGCGTCCACCTCTACGGTGAGGACGGCCGCCGCTACCTCGACTTCACCGCCGGTATCGGCGTCACCAGCACCGGGCACTGCCACCCCAAGGTCGTGGCGGCGGCGCAGGAGCAGGTGGGCACCCTGATCCACGGCCAGTACACGACCGTCATGCACCAGCCGCTGCGCCGCCTCGTCGACAAGCTCGGCGAGGTGCTGCCGGCCGGTCTCGACAGCCTGTTCTTCACCAACTCCGGCAGCGAGGCCGTCGAGGCGGCGCTGCGGCTGGCGCGCCAGGCCACCGGCCGGCCCAACGTCATCGTCTGCCACGGCGGCTTCCACGGCCGTACGGTCGCCGCCGCCTCCATGACCACCTCAGGGACCCGCTTCCGGTCCGGTTTCTCCCCGCTGATGAGCGGTGTGGTCGTCACCCCGTTCCCGACGGCCTTCCGCTACGGCTGGGACGAGGAGACCGCCACCCGCTTCGCGCTGAAGGAGCTCGACTACACACTGCAGACGATCTCGTCGCCCGCCGACACGGCCGCGATCATCGTCGAGCCGGTGCTCGGCGAGGGCGGGTACGTGCCCGCGAACCGTGCCTTCATGGAAGGGCTGCGCGAGCGCGCGGACCGGCACGGCTTCCTGCTGATCCTCGACGAGGTGCAGACCGGCGTCGGCCGCACCGGGCGCTTCTGGGGCCACGACCACTTCGGCGTCACCCCGGACATCCTCGTCACCGCCAAGGGCCTGGCCAGCGGCTTCCCCCTCTCCGGCATCGCCGCCTCCGAGGAACTCATGACCAAGGCCTGGCCCGGATCGCAGGGCGGCACGTACGGCGCCAACGCCGTCGCCTGCGCCGCCGCCTGCGCGACCCTCGACGTCGTCCGCGACGAGAAGCTCGTCGAGAACGCCGAAGCCATGGGCAAGCGGCTGCGCCACGGCCTGGAGGCGGTGGCCGACCGGACCCCGGGCATCGGCGACGTCCGGGGCCTCGGCCTCATGCTCGCCACCGAGTTCGTCACCGAGGACGGCAGCCCCGACCCCGAGACCGCCGCCCGTGTGCAGCGCGCCGCCGTCGACGAGGGCCTGCTCCTGCTGCTGTGCGGCGCGTGGAACCAGGTGGTCCGCATGATCCCCGCCCTCGTGATCGACGAGACGGGCGTGGACGAGGGCCTCCAGGCCTGGGCGAACGCCGTCGAGGCCGGCACCTCGGGAGCGGCGGGCCGATGA
- the paaE gene encoding 1,2-phenylacetyl-CoA epoxidase subunit PaaE encodes MEDLMEPAPAPAPRARARRRPVFHPLRVAAVQPLCEDAAAVSFDIPPELAEEFVFEPGQSLTLRREIDGRDERRSYSICSPAGTAPRIGVRVVPGGLFSSWLVHEVRPGDTVEVMAPTGAFTPDLTTPGHHVLIAAGSGITPMVSIAESVLAADSRSTVTLLYGNRRTGTVMFADELADLKDLYPTRFQLAHVLSREPREAEVLSGRLDADRLSALVDALVDVPSADHWWLCGPHGMVRAAQQVLAGLGVPGDRVHQELFYADDEPVREVQHAEAGPSGPVSQVTVTLDGRSTTSALPRERTILEGAQQTRPDLPFACKGGVCGTCRALVTDGKADMRRNFALEPAEVDAGYVLTCQSFPVSDTLTVDFDT; translated from the coding sequence ATGGAGGACCTGATGGAGCCGGCCCCCGCCCCGGCGCCGCGCGCGCGAGCCCGCCGACGTCCGGTCTTCCACCCCCTGCGGGTCGCCGCCGTGCAGCCGCTGTGCGAGGACGCGGCGGCCGTCAGCTTCGACATCCCGCCCGAGCTGGCCGAGGAGTTCGTCTTCGAGCCCGGCCAGTCGCTCACCCTGCGGCGCGAGATCGACGGCCGGGACGAGCGCCGCTCCTACTCGATCTGCTCACCCGCCGGCACGGCACCGCGCATCGGTGTCCGGGTCGTGCCCGGCGGACTGTTCTCCTCCTGGCTGGTGCACGAGGTGCGCCCCGGCGACACCGTCGAGGTGATGGCCCCCACCGGCGCCTTCACACCCGACCTCACCACCCCCGGCCACCACGTCCTGATCGCGGCCGGCTCCGGCATCACGCCCATGGTCTCCATCGCCGAATCCGTCCTGGCCGCCGACTCCCGCTCGACGGTCACCCTCCTCTACGGCAACCGCCGCACCGGCACGGTGATGTTCGCCGACGAGCTGGCCGACCTGAAGGACCTCTACCCGACGCGGTTCCAGCTCGCCCACGTCCTCTCCCGCGAGCCCCGCGAGGCCGAGGTGCTCTCCGGACGCCTCGACGCCGACCGGCTCTCGGCGCTCGTCGACGCGCTGGTCGACGTACCGTCCGCCGACCACTGGTGGCTGTGCGGCCCGCACGGCATGGTCCGCGCCGCCCAGCAGGTGCTGGCCGGCCTCGGCGTCCCCGGCGACCGCGTCCACCAGGAGCTGTTCTACGCCGACGACGAACCCGTACGCGAGGTCCAGCACGCCGAGGCCGGCCCTTCCGGCCCGGTCAGCCAGGTCACCGTCACCCTCGACGGCCGCTCCACCACCTCCGCCCTGCCCCGCGAGCGGACCATCCTCGAAGGCGCCCAGCAGACCCGCCCCGACCTGCCGTTCGCCTGCAAGGGCGGGGTCTGCGGCACCTGCCGCGCCCTGGTCACCGACGGCAAGGCCGACATGCGCCGCAACTTCGCCCTCGAACCGGCCGAGGTCGACGCGGGCTACGTCCTCACCTGCCAGTCGTTCCCCGTCTCCGACACCCTGACGGTGGACTTCGACACCTGA
- a CDS encoding PucR family transcriptional regulator, whose product MNENHPTAPAGRAPTVGDVLALPVLAAGQPQVVTGLAQLDRPVRWVHITELTDPASFLKGGELVLTTGMPLPEDAAGVRRYVDELTEVGAAALVIELVRRYHRPPDALVQACRARGLPLVTLARDVNFLEVTQVVHALILGNQAEAMRRTQRVHEAFTALTLRGAGPADVVRAAAEMSGRTVVLENLVHQALICEPSGSTVEEALTDWEQRSRATAPGDHTEVGGPEGWLTAPVSYQGERWGRLAMLPSPGEDPGFGPEHITVLERTAMALTVARLIHSTPWEHAAHRSALRELAEQRHHSPEDARARCAALGLPTRDSRFLAILVDLGAGAGGSEPETRLHAELRSAGVPALVGELSPGRLGVLLALRPSQPWRPVAERLSRTALSLVPEAIVSVGSPVAELADTARSFREAARVTEATPPGQVLPADRSFHELPDIDLRRLLYALRGDTRVQDYTERRLGRLIDHDTRHGTDLLTTLGHYLDAAGNKTTAARRGGLSRETMYQRLRTIERLLDTDLESGERRTELHVALTALRVLRTE is encoded by the coding sequence GTGAACGAGAACCATCCGACGGCCCCGGCCGGTCGCGCGCCGACCGTCGGCGACGTCCTGGCCCTGCCCGTCCTGGCCGCCGGACAGCCCCAGGTCGTCACCGGGCTGGCGCAGCTGGACCGGCCGGTGCGCTGGGTGCACATCACCGAGCTGACGGACCCGGCCTCCTTCCTCAAGGGCGGCGAGCTGGTCCTGACCACGGGCATGCCGCTGCCCGAGGACGCCGCGGGCGTCCGCCGGTACGTCGACGAACTCACCGAGGTGGGAGCGGCCGCGCTGGTCATCGAGCTGGTACGGCGCTACCACCGCCCGCCCGACGCCCTCGTCCAGGCCTGCCGTGCCCGGGGGCTGCCCCTGGTGACCCTCGCCCGGGACGTCAACTTCCTGGAGGTCACCCAGGTCGTCCACGCCCTCATCCTCGGCAACCAGGCCGAAGCGATGCGCCGGACGCAACGCGTCCACGAGGCGTTCACGGCCCTGACGTTGCGCGGCGCGGGCCCTGCGGACGTGGTGCGCGCGGCGGCGGAGATGAGCGGCCGGACGGTCGTCCTGGAGAACCTGGTGCACCAGGCGCTGATCTGCGAGCCGTCGGGCAGCACGGTGGAGGAGGCGCTCACCGACTGGGAGCAGCGTTCCCGGGCCACCGCGCCCGGTGATCACACGGAGGTGGGCGGCCCGGAGGGCTGGCTCACGGCACCGGTCTCCTACCAGGGCGAACGCTGGGGGCGCCTGGCCATGCTCCCGTCCCCCGGTGAGGATCCGGGCTTCGGGCCGGAGCACATCACCGTCCTGGAGAGAACGGCGATGGCCCTGACCGTCGCCCGGCTCATCCACTCCACGCCCTGGGAGCACGCGGCCCATCGCAGCGCCCTGCGGGAGCTGGCGGAGCAGCGCCACCACTCCCCCGAGGACGCCCGCGCCCGCTGCGCCGCGCTCGGCCTGCCCACCCGGGACAGCCGCTTCCTGGCGATCCTCGTCGACCTGGGCGCCGGTGCCGGGGGGAGCGAGCCCGAGACCCGGCTGCACGCAGAGCTCAGGTCGGCGGGGGTCCCGGCGCTCGTCGGGGAGCTCTCCCCCGGCCGCCTCGGCGTCCTGCTGGCCCTGCGCCCCTCCCAGCCGTGGCGCCCCGTGGCCGAACGCCTGAGCCGCACCGCGCTGAGCCTGGTCCCCGAGGCGATCGTGAGCGTCGGCTCACCGGTGGCGGAACTCGCCGACACCGCACGCTCCTTCCGGGAGGCGGCCCGGGTCACCGAGGCCACCCCGCCCGGCCAGGTCCTCCCCGCGGACCGCTCCTTCCACGAGCTGCCGGACATCGACCTGCGCCGCCTGCTGTACGCCCTGCGCGGGGACACCCGCGTCCAGGACTACACCGAACGGCGGCTCGGCCGGCTCATCGACCACGACACCCGGCACGGCACCGACCTGCTGACGACGCTGGGCCACTACCTCGACGCCGCCGGCAACAAGACCACCGCGGCCCGCCGCGGCGGCCTGTCCAGGGAGACCATGTACCAGCGTCTGCGCACCATCGAACGCCTCCTCGACACCGACCTCGAATCCGGTGAACGGCGCACCGAACTCCACGTGGCGCTCACGGCCTTGCGCGTCCTGCGCACCGAGTGA
- a CDS encoding NAD-dependent succinate-semialdehyde dehydrogenase, with protein sequence MTEVLTQLFIGGAWVDAADGATMPVDDPATGEILCHVADAGPKDARLAEEAAVQAQAEWARTAPRARSEILRRAHELILERTDELAHLMTSEMGKPLAEARGEVAYAAEFFRWFSEEAVRIDGGCGTLPDGRNRMLLSRRPVGPCLLITPWNFPLAMGTRKIGPAIAAGCTMILKPAPQTPLSSLALAGILKEAGLPDGVLNVVTTSRAGEVCEPLLRGGRIRKLSFTGSTAVGRILLAQCADTVVRTSMELGGNAPFIVFDDADLDVAVDGAMVAKMRNMGEACTAANRFFVHRSVAEEFGRRLAERMGALVVGPGTRNGVDVGPLIDAAGRAKVAELVADAVERGARVLVGGRTPEGPGCFYPPTVLTDVSPESRLMDTEIFGPVAAILTFDDEDEVLRRANDTPWGLVGYVFTQGLDRGLRVSEGLEVGMVGLNTGLVSNPAAPFGGVKQSGLGREGGRVGIDEFLEYQYVAVPVR encoded by the coding sequence ATGACCGAGGTACTGACCCAGTTGTTCATCGGCGGTGCCTGGGTGGACGCCGCGGACGGCGCCACGATGCCCGTCGACGACCCCGCGACCGGCGAGATCCTCTGCCACGTCGCCGACGCCGGCCCCAAGGACGCACGGCTCGCCGAGGAGGCCGCCGTCCAGGCCCAGGCCGAGTGGGCGCGTACGGCGCCCCGGGCACGCAGCGAGATCCTGCGCCGCGCCCACGAGCTCATCCTGGAGCGCACCGACGAGCTCGCCCACCTGATGACGTCCGAGATGGGCAAGCCGCTCGCCGAGGCCAGGGGAGAGGTGGCGTACGCCGCCGAGTTCTTCCGCTGGTTCTCCGAGGAGGCCGTCCGCATCGACGGCGGGTGCGGCACGCTGCCCGACGGGCGCAATCGCATGCTGCTCTCCCGCCGCCCGGTCGGGCCCTGCCTGCTGATCACGCCGTGGAACTTCCCGCTGGCCATGGGCACCCGCAAGATCGGCCCGGCGATCGCGGCGGGCTGCACGATGATCCTCAAGCCGGCCCCGCAGACCCCGCTCTCCAGCCTCGCCCTGGCCGGCATCCTCAAGGAGGCCGGGCTGCCGGACGGCGTGCTGAACGTCGTCACCACCTCCCGCGCCGGAGAGGTCTGCGAACCGCTGCTGCGCGGCGGCCGGATCCGCAAGCTGTCCTTCACCGGCTCCACGGCCGTCGGCCGGATCCTGCTCGCCCAGTGCGCCGACACCGTCGTACGGACGTCGATGGAGCTGGGCGGCAACGCGCCGTTCATCGTCTTCGACGACGCCGATCTGGACGTGGCCGTGGACGGCGCGATGGTCGCCAAGATGCGCAACATGGGCGAGGCCTGCACCGCCGCCAACCGCTTCTTCGTGCACCGCTCGGTGGCCGAGGAGTTCGGGCGCCGCCTCGCCGAGCGGATGGGCGCGCTGGTGGTGGGCCCCGGCACCCGGAACGGCGTCGACGTCGGCCCGCTGATCGACGCCGCCGGACGCGCCAAGGTCGCGGAACTCGTCGCCGACGCGGTGGAGCGCGGCGCCCGGGTCCTCGTCGGCGGCCGTACGCCCGAAGGGCCGGGCTGCTTCTACCCGCCGACCGTGCTCACGGACGTCTCTCCCGAGAGCCGCCTGATGGACACGGAGATCTTCGGACCCGTGGCCGCGATCCTCACCTTCGACGACGAGGACGAGGTCCTGCGCCGGGCCAACGACACGCCCTGGGGTCTCGTCGGTTACGTCTTCACCCAGGGGCTGGACCGCGGCCTGCGCGTCAGCGAAGGTCTGGAGGTGGGCATGGTGGGCCTGAACACCGGCCTCGTCTCCAACCCGGCCGCGCCCTTCGGCGGGGTCAAGCAGTCCGGGCTCGGCCGTGAGGGCGGGCGGGTCGGCATCGACGAGTTCCTGGAGTACCAGTACGTCGCGGTGCCGGTGCGATGA
- a CDS encoding discoidin domain-containing protein encodes MTSAGRPYRRRKNVTVVSLLLLVLAVALGPTPSSAAGTDWWNPTARPAPDSRINVTGEPFTGTDASGEVRGFVDAHDHIFANEAFGGRLICGKPFSERGVADALKDCPEHYPDGSLAIFDFITNGGDGKHDPVGWPTFEDWPAHDSLTHQQNYYAWVERAWRGGQRVLVNDLVTNGVICSVYFFKDRGCDEMTSIRLQAKLTYDMQSFVDRMYGGPGKGWFRIVTDSAQAREVIEQGKLAVVLGVETSEPFGCKQVLDIAQCSRADIDKGLDELYALGVRSMFLCHKFDNALCGVRFDSGTLGTAINVGQFLSTGTFWRTEKCAGPQADNPIGNAAAAEAEKKLPEGVRVPSYNADAQCNVRGLTGLGEYAVRGMMRRGMMLEIDHMSVKATGRVLDIFEAESYPGVLSSHSWMDLDWTERVYGLGGFIAQYMHGSEGFVSEAKRTEALRDKYGVGYGYGTDMNGVGGWPGPRGADAPDKVTYPFKSVDGGSVIDRQTTGERTWDLNTDGAAHYGLVPDWIEDIRRVGGRDVVDDLFRGAESYLDTWKASENHKAGVDLARGATASASSSEWSLFTSYEPHRAVDGDRGTRWASDWSDDQWYQLDLGSTRLVERVTLDWERAYAKSYRVELSADGVKWRTAWSTTAGDGGLDTARFAGTPARYVRVQGLERGTGWGYSLYEVGVRGG; translated from the coding sequence GTGACCAGTGCCGGACGCCCGTACCGCAGACGCAAGAACGTCACCGTCGTGTCGCTCCTCCTGCTCGTGCTGGCCGTCGCGCTGGGCCCGACGCCGAGTTCGGCGGCCGGAACCGACTGGTGGAACCCGACCGCACGGCCCGCCCCGGACTCCCGGATCAACGTCACGGGCGAGCCCTTCACCGGCACCGACGCGAGCGGCGAAGTGCGCGGCTTCGTCGACGCGCACGACCACATTTTCGCCAACGAGGCCTTCGGCGGCCGTCTGATCTGCGGCAAGCCGTTCTCCGAGCGGGGCGTCGCCGACGCGCTCAAGGACTGCCCGGAGCACTACCCGGACGGCTCGCTCGCGATCTTCGACTTCATCACCAACGGCGGCGACGGCAAACACGACCCGGTCGGCTGGCCCACCTTCGAGGACTGGCCGGCCCACGACTCGCTGACCCACCAGCAGAACTACTACGCCTGGGTGGAGCGGGCCTGGCGCGGCGGTCAGCGGGTACTGGTCAACGACCTCGTCACCAACGGCGTCATCTGCTCCGTGTACTTCTTCAAGGACCGCGGCTGCGACGAGATGACGTCCATCCGGCTGCAGGCCAAACTGACGTACGACATGCAGTCCTTCGTGGACAGGATGTACGGCGGGCCCGGCAAGGGCTGGTTCCGGATCGTCACCGACAGCGCGCAGGCCCGTGAGGTGATCGAGCAGGGCAAGCTCGCGGTCGTCCTCGGCGTCGAGACCTCCGAGCCCTTCGGCTGCAAGCAGGTCCTGGACATCGCGCAGTGCAGCAGGGCCGACATCGACAAGGGCCTGGACGAGTTGTACGCGCTGGGCGTGCGCAGCATGTTCCTGTGCCACAAGTTCGACAACGCGCTGTGCGGTGTCCGCTTCGACTCGGGCACCCTCGGAACGGCCATCAACGTCGGCCAGTTCCTGTCCACCGGCACCTTCTGGAGGACGGAGAAGTGCGCCGGACCGCAAGCCGACAACCCCATCGGCAACGCGGCGGCGGCCGAAGCCGAGAAAAAGCTCCCGGAGGGTGTGCGGGTCCCCTCCTACAACGCGGACGCCCAGTGCAACGTCCGCGGACTCACCGGACTCGGCGAATACGCCGTCCGCGGCATGATGCGACGCGGGATGATGCTGGAGATCGACCACATGAGCGTCAAGGCCACCGGCCGGGTGCTCGACATCTTCGAGGCCGAGTCCTACCCCGGCGTGCTCTCCTCGCACAGCTGGATGGACCTGGACTGGACCGAACGGGTCTACGGCCTCGGCGGCTTCATCGCCCAGTACATGCACGGCTCCGAGGGCTTCGTCTCGGAGGCGAAGCGCACGGAGGCGCTGCGCGACAAGTACGGCGTGGGCTACGGGTACGGCACCGACATGAACGGCGTCGGCGGTTGGCCGGGACCGCGCGGCGCGGACGCCCCCGACAAGGTCACGTACCCCTTCAAGAGCGTCGACGGGGGCTCGGTCATCGACCGGCAGACCACCGGCGAGCGCACCTGGGACCTGAACACCGACGGAGCCGCCCACTACGGTCTGGTCCCGGACTGGATCGAGGACATCCGCAGAGTCGGCGGCCGGGACGTGGTCGACGACCTCTTCCGCGGCGCCGAGTCCTACCTCGACACCTGGAAGGCCTCGGAGAACCACAAGGCCGGAGTCGATCTGGCGCGCGGCGCCACCGCGTCGGCCAGTTCCTCGGAGTGGAGCCTGTTCACGAGCTACGAACCGCACCGGGCCGTCGACGGCGACCGCGGCACCCGCTGGGCGAGCGACTGGAGCGACGACCAGTGGTACCAGCTCGACCTCGGCTCCACGCGGCTCGTCGAGCGGGTCACCCTCGACTGGGAGCGCGCGTACGCGAAGTCGTACCGCGTCGAGCTCTCCGCCGACGGAGTGAAGTGGCGAACCGCCTGGTCCACGACAGCGGGCGACGGCGGCCTGGACACCGCGAGATTCGCCGGCACCCCGGCCAGGTACGTACGCGTCCAGGGCCTGGAACGCGGCACCGGCTGGGGCTACTCCCTCTACGAGGTCGGCGTCCGGGGCGGCTGA
- a CDS encoding FAD-binding and (Fe-S)-binding domain-containing protein, translating into MTTTTRDLAGLTARIAEIAPGLRVETGPGATGPYAYDASNYRVPPRAVAYPRTADDVVAVLRACRETGVPVTARGGGTSMAGNAVGPGVVLDFSRYMNRILDIDPAARTARVEAGVVLDALRGATAPHGLDFGPDPSSHSRCTLGGMIGNDACGNRSVRDGRTSGHVEALEIVTADGVRAVADHSGLRAAEPGDAEAVRRVARLEADLRRLVEGNLALIRTELGRIPRQVSGFQLHHLLPENGFDVSRALVGTEGTCAVVTAATVRLVATAQASTLLTLGYEDVVEAAEDVPEILRWSPSAVEGMDEAIVATMRARRGADSVTGLPEGRAWLYVELEGDDQAAVNARAAELLDVLRARGRMTGGRVVESPAERRSLWRVREDGAGLAARLVDGGESWPGWEDAAVAPENLASYLRDFRKLLASHQLTGVLYGHFGAGCVHVRIDFDPASETGRTVMRRFLTEAAALVVGHGGTLSGEHGDGRARSELLEVMYSHRMIAAFAAFKQTFDPDGLLNPGVIVDPAPLDADLALRELPLVETTFGFPHDEDGFAGAVRRCVGVGRCRSDAGGVMCPSYRATGEENDSTRGRARLLQEMVRGEAVQDGWRSSEVRDALDLCLSCKACSSDCPVGVDMATYKAEFLHQHYKGRLRPRSHYSLGWLPRTSALAGYAARPINALLRGPFGTLLARLGGVTTKRRIPAFASRRALRRILRASKAAGPAKAVLFVDSFTRAFRPEVAGAASRVLADAGVPCTPRDGLCCGLTWVSTGQLNTARTIMARTVDALDDGDDRPIVVAEPSCAAALKRDVPELLGTDAARRVADRVHTFTGALTDLADQGWSPPPLPGNVVLQTHCHEYATFKGRRPADLLRRLGVRDVDEAEGCCGLAGNFGFEAQHYDTSMAVADLALKPRLDALDGRPVVADGFSCATQIDHLAGAQGTRALHLAELLDPAADHTGETS; encoded by the coding sequence ATGACCACCACCACCCGCGACCTGGCGGGTCTCACGGCCCGTATCGCCGAGATCGCGCCCGGCCTGCGGGTGGAGACCGGCCCGGGGGCGACGGGCCCCTACGCCTACGACGCCTCCAACTACCGTGTGCCGCCCCGGGCCGTGGCCTACCCGCGCACCGCCGACGACGTGGTCGCGGTGCTGCGGGCCTGCCGCGAGACGGGTGTTCCGGTCACGGCCCGGGGCGGTGGCACCAGCATGGCCGGCAACGCGGTCGGGCCCGGTGTCGTGCTGGATTTCTCCCGGTACATGAACCGGATCCTGGACATCGACCCGGCGGCCCGCACCGCACGCGTCGAGGCCGGCGTCGTCCTCGACGCCCTGCGCGGCGCGACCGCCCCGCACGGGCTCGACTTCGGACCCGACCCGTCCTCGCACAGCCGCTGCACCCTCGGCGGCATGATCGGCAACGACGCGTGCGGGAACCGGTCCGTGCGCGACGGGCGGACCAGCGGCCACGTCGAGGCCCTGGAGATCGTGACGGCCGACGGCGTGCGGGCCGTGGCCGACCACTCGGGGCTGCGGGCCGCCGAGCCGGGCGACGCGGAGGCTGTGCGGCGCGTCGCCCGGCTCGAAGCGGACCTCCGGCGGCTGGTGGAGGGCAACCTGGCGCTGATCCGTACCGAGCTGGGCCGGATCCCGCGTCAGGTGTCCGGGTTCCAGCTGCATCATCTGCTGCCGGAGAACGGCTTCGACGTGTCCCGCGCGCTCGTGGGCACTGAGGGCACCTGTGCGGTCGTCACCGCCGCGACGGTCCGCCTGGTGGCGACCGCACAGGCATCCACGCTGCTGACCCTCGGCTACGAGGATGTGGTCGAGGCGGCCGAGGACGTACCGGAGATCCTGCGCTGGTCGCCCAGTGCGGTGGAGGGCATGGACGAGGCGATCGTCGCCACCATGCGCGCCCGCCGTGGTGCGGATTCGGTGACCGGGCTGCCCGAGGGACGGGCCTGGTTGTACGTCGAGCTCGAAGGCGACGACCAGGCCGCGGTGAACGCCCGCGCCGCCGAGCTGCTGGATGTGCTCAGGGCCCGGGGGCGGATGACCGGCGGCCGGGTCGTGGAGAGCCCGGCAGAGCGCCGTTCGCTGTGGCGGGTGCGTGAGGACGGGGCCGGGCTGGCCGCCCGGCTCGTGGACGGCGGGGAGTCCTGGCCGGGCTGGGAGGACGCGGCCGTCGCGCCGGAGAACCTGGCCTCCTACCTGCGCGACTTCCGCAAACTGCTGGCCTCGCACCAGCTGACCGGCGTGCTGTACGGGCACTTCGGCGCGGGCTGCGTGCACGTGCGCATCGACTTCGATCCCGCCAGCGAGACGGGCCGGACGGTCATGCGCCGGTTCCTGACCGAGGCGGCGGCGCTGGTGGTCGGGCACGGCGGCACGCTGTCGGGTGAGCACGGCGACGGCCGCGCCCGTAGTGAGCTGCTCGAGGTCATGTACAGCCACCGCATGATCGCCGCGTTCGCCGCGTTCAAGCAGACCTTCGACCCCGACGGGCTGCTCAACCCCGGCGTGATCGTCGACCCGGCCCCGCTGGACGCGGATCTCGCTCTGCGTGAACTCCCGCTGGTGGAGACGACGTTCGGCTTCCCGCACGACGAGGACGGTTTCGCGGGCGCCGTGCGCCGCTGCGTCGGTGTGGGCCGCTGCCGCAGTGACGCGGGCGGGGTGATGTGCCCGAGCTACCGGGCCACCGGCGAGGAGAACGACTCCACCCGCGGCCGGGCCCGGCTGCTCCAGGAGATGGTGCGCGGCGAGGCCGTCCAGGACGGCTGGCGCTCGTCCGAGGTGCGCGATGCCCTCGACCTGTGCCTGTCCTGCAAGGCCTGCTCCAGCGACTGCCCGGTCGGTGTCGACATGGCCACCTACAAGGCGGAGTTCCTCCACCAGCACTACAAGGGCCGCCTGCGCCCCCGCTCCCACTACTCACTGGGCTGGCTGCCCAGGACGTCCGCCCTGGCCGGATACGCCGCACGACCGATCAACGCCCTGCTGCGCGGACCGTTCGGCACGCTGCTCGCCCGTCTCGGCGGCGTCACGACGAAGCGCAGGATCCCCGCCTTCGCCTCCCGGCGCGCCCTGCGCCGGATCCTGCGCGCGTCCAAGGCAGCAGGGCCGGCGAAGGCGGTGCTGTTCGTGGACAGCTTCACCCGCGCCTTCCGCCCCGAGGTCGCGGGAGCCGCCAGCCGCGTCCTGGCCGACGCCGGCGTCCCCTGCACGCCCCGGGACGGCCTGTGCTGCGGACTGACCTGGGTCAGCACCGGGCAGCTGAACACCGCCCGCACCATCATGGCCCGAACCGTCGACGCCCTCGACGACGGCGACGACCGGCCCATCGTCGTGGCCGAACCCAGCTGCGCCGCCGCCCTCAAACGCGACGTGCCCGAACTGCTCGGCACCGATGCCGCCCGCCGCGTCGCCGACCGCGTCCACACCTTCACCGGAGCCCTGACCGACCTGGCCGACCAGGGCTGGAGCCCGCCGCCGCTGCCCGGGAACGTCGTGCTCCAGACCCACTGCCACGAGTACGCCACCTTCAAGGGCCGCCGCCCCGCCGACCTGCTGCGCCGCCTCGGCGTCCGCGATGTCGACGAGGCCGAGGGCTGCTGCGGACTCGCCGGCAACTTCGGTTTCGAGGCACAGCACTACGACACCTCGATGGCCGTCGCGGACCTGGCCCTCAAGCCCCGCCTCGACGCCCTCGACGGACGCCCCGTCGTCGCCGACGGCTTCAGTTGCGCCACCCAGATCGACCACCTCGCCGGCGCCCAGGGCACCCGGGCCCTGCACCTCGCGGAACTCCTCGACCCCGCCGCCGATCACACAGGAGAGACATCATGA